A single window of uncultured Methanospirillum sp. DNA harbors:
- a CDS encoding metallophosphoesterase, translated as METEYFPSGPAIQITGEQRILVVADIHMGIESDLRLHGVHLQSRGKERIDRLSDLVQEISPDILLMLGDVKHRVPGTSWQEFRELPSLFSNLRKHTTIRVTPGNHDPGIEEFLKPEELLPKEGSILDGVGVMHGHTRPDPSLAGHLILTGHHHPVASLTDEVGIALRSPCYVLAELRNEVFDSPQSDDTMTRILMVPAFNEFSGYGIEKTFRSPFSPLSRAVVIETAECLLADGTYGGELSSVIRHEHPGCT; from the coding sequence ATGGAGACTGAATACTTTCCCTCAGGACCGGCAATCCAGATCACCGGGGAGCAGCGAATTCTTGTAGTGGCAGATATCCATATGGGTATCGAGTCAGATTTGAGGCTTCATGGCGTCCATCTTCAGAGCAGAGGGAAAGAAAGAATTGATCGTCTGAGTGACCTGGTGCAGGAGATATCACCTGATATCCTTCTGATGCTTGGGGATGTAAAACACCGGGTTCCGGGTACCTCATGGCAGGAATTTCGTGAACTTCCATCCCTCTTTTCTAATCTTAGAAAACATACCACGATCAGAGTGACCCCGGGAAACCATGATCCCGGGATCGAGGAATTCCTGAAACCCGAAGAACTTCTTCCAAAAGAGGGTTCGATCCTTGATGGTGTCGGTGTAATGCACGGGCACACCCGACCGGACCCGTCTCTCGCCGGGCATCTGATCCTGACCGGGCATCATCACCCTGTTGCATCCCTTACTGATGAAGTGGGGATTGCTCTCAGATCTCCCTGCTATGTTCTGGCAGAATTACGCAACGAAGTCTTTGATTCTCCACAGTCAGATGATACAATGACCCGAATCCTGATGGTTCCTGCATTCAACGAGTTCTCAGGATACGGGATCGAGAAGACGTTCAGATCCCCGTTCTCCCCTCTCTCGCGTGCAGTTGTGATCGAGACCGCCGAGTGCCTCCTTGCTGATGGCACATACGGTGGTGAACTCTCCTCTGTAATCAGACATGAGCACCCGGGCTGTACTTGA
- a CDS encoding DEAD/DEAH box helicase gives MSTRAVLDPRITACIAERGFDEFSEVQERAIPRVLAGEHLLLIAPTGTGKTESAMIPVFNQMLSAGAGGGRGFTTLYITPLRSLNRDILRRMEWWCNRLGFTVGVRHGDTTQSERRKQTLSPPDLLVTTPETLQAIYMGKRLREHLKQVRFVILDEIHDLAGTKRGAQMSIALERLVRYAGEFQRIGLSATVGNPEEVARFMTGKRPFTIVEVPVTKHIAIKVELTGDKFEDQVSLIRNHIKKGPPTLIFVNTRATAESLGLNLLKDGGIDVHHGSLSRDVRIEAEERFKRGEIRALICTSSMELGIDIGHVDHVIQFGSPREVSRLVQRVGRAGHQIGKISRGTIIASGFDDLAESLVITKRALAGQVEEVIPTYQAGDAIANQIAAMAVEYGEIQTDDIISILSGSAISLDAESVVPIIISQLAEHYILRRDGSRVITTGRARKYLSNNLSMIPDERKFPIYDMVSRRNVGSLDESFVVTYLHTGAVFIARGHLWRVLEMEEGKITVEPAKNAEGELPSWEGEQIPVPFDVAREVGALRRTRMFSDYSDDPVVTRYAEAYLSAVENNRGIIPTDEIVTLEQIPEGVVINLCAGHQTNEAFGRVISILISARWGTTVGIELDAYRILLRLPREVVAGDVQTIITGLEPEHLRAILEVALKRTSLFKWKLVQIAKKFGAIDADADFERLSMHRLGELLSMPAIQAETYRELFSRYMDVTHAAEIVTAIKDGTISLILGPPSMIGASGIFSHRDQIPPPTADQAVIATIKHRLAKQEVILACMNCRKWKVRTVVDRVPDHPVCGHCNAKLIAALKPYEEEQYSLANKKNKDTQEKEIERRLIRNANIVLSSGKKAVLVLASKGVGPDTASRILATWTDGDALYREILKAERNFIRTHRFWQS, from the coding sequence ATGAGCACCCGGGCTGTACTTGATCCCCGAATAACCGCATGCATTGCGGAACGTGGATTTGATGAATTCTCTGAGGTCCAGGAACGAGCCATACCCCGGGTCCTGGCAGGGGAACACCTTCTTCTGATCGCCCCGACAGGTACGGGAAAGACAGAGAGTGCAATGATCCCGGTCTTTAACCAGATGCTCTCTGCAGGTGCAGGAGGTGGGAGGGGATTTACAACATTATATATTACGCCGCTCAGGTCACTGAACCGTGATATTCTCAGGAGGATGGAGTGGTGGTGCAACAGACTCGGATTCACGGTGGGTGTCAGGCATGGTGATACAACCCAGAGTGAGCGAAGAAAACAGACACTCTCACCACCTGACCTCCTGGTAACCACTCCTGAAACCCTCCAGGCAATATATATGGGCAAGCGCCTGCGTGAACATCTGAAACAGGTCAGGTTCGTGATCCTCGATGAGATTCATGATCTCGCTGGAACGAAACGGGGAGCACAGATGAGTATTGCCCTGGAACGGCTGGTAAGGTACGCTGGTGAGTTTCAGCGTATCGGACTCTCGGCAACGGTTGGAAATCCTGAAGAGGTTGCACGGTTCATGACCGGAAAACGACCCTTCACTATTGTCGAGGTCCCGGTTACCAAACATATCGCGATCAAAGTAGAACTCACCGGCGATAAGTTCGAGGATCAGGTCAGCCTCATCAGAAATCACATAAAAAAGGGACCGCCGACTCTCATCTTTGTCAACACCCGTGCCACAGCAGAATCTCTCGGGCTGAACCTTCTCAAAGACGGAGGAATAGATGTCCATCATGGCTCTCTTTCCCGGGATGTCAGAATAGAAGCAGAAGAGCGGTTCAAGAGGGGTGAGATCAGAGCACTTATCTGCACCTCCTCGATGGAACTCGGGATCGATATCGGTCACGTGGATCATGTCATCCAGTTCGGTTCACCCCGCGAGGTGAGCAGGCTGGTGCAAAGAGTCGGCAGGGCTGGCCACCAGATCGGAAAAATTTCCCGGGGGACGATCATCGCAAGCGGGTTTGACGACCTTGCTGAATCCCTGGTGATCACAAAGAGGGCGCTGGCTGGCCAGGTGGAAGAGGTGATACCGACCTACCAGGCAGGGGATGCAATTGCAAACCAGATAGCAGCAATGGCTGTGGAGTACGGCGAGATCCAGACTGATGATATCATCTCGATCCTTTCGGGATCAGCCATCAGTCTGGATGCGGAATCCGTTGTTCCCATAATAATCTCGCAACTTGCTGAGCATTATATTCTGAGAAGGGATGGAAGCAGGGTTATCACAACAGGAAGAGCTCGCAAATATCTCTCCAACAACCTCTCGATGATCCCTGATGAACGCAAGTTCCCGATCTATGATATGGTCTCAAGGCGGAACGTCGGCTCTCTTGACGAATCGTTCGTGGTCACCTATCTGCACACTGGTGCAGTATTCATCGCCCGGGGTCATCTCTGGCGTGTACTTGAGATGGAAGAGGGGAAGATCACTGTCGAGCCTGCAAAAAATGCTGAGGGTGAGCTTCCATCATGGGAAGGTGAGCAGATCCCGGTACCGTTCGACGTCGCCCGAGAGGTTGGGGCACTCAGACGAACCCGGATGTTCAGTGATTACTCAGATGACCCCGTGGTGACCAGGTATGCAGAGGCTTACCTTTCTGCGGTTGAGAACAACAGAGGAATTATTCCTACTGACGAGATCGTCACCCTCGAACAGATCCCGGAGGGTGTTGTGATCAACCTGTGTGCCGGTCATCAGACCAACGAGGCATTCGGTCGGGTCATCTCAATCCTGATCTCTGCACGATGGGGAACGACTGTCGGCATAGAACTTGATGCATACCGGATCCTGCTCAGGCTTCCAAGAGAAGTTGTGGCAGGTGATGTACAGACGATCATAACAGGACTTGAACCTGAACACCTCCGAGCCATCCTCGAAGTTGCATTGAAACGAACATCTCTCTTTAAGTGGAAACTTGTGCAGATCGCAAAAAAGTTTGGTGCAATAGATGCTGACGCTGATTTTGAACGCCTGAGTATGCACAGGCTGGGAGAACTCCTCTCAATGCCTGCAATTCAGGCAGAAACATATCGGGAACTCTTCTCCAGGTACATGGACGTAACCCATGCAGCAGAGATCGTTACCGCTATAAAAGACGGCACCATCAGTCTGATACTGGGTCCTCCAAGTATGATCGGTGCTTCAGGGATCTTTTCACACCGGGACCAGATCCCACCACCTACAGCGGATCAGGCTGTCATCGCCACAATCAAACACAGGCTTGCAAAGCAGGAAGTGATCCTTGCCTGCATGAACTGTAGGAAATGGAAAGTCAGGACCGTGGTAGACCGTGTTCCTGATCACCCGGTATGCGGACATTGCAATGCAAAACTCATTGCAGCACTCAAACCATACGAAGAGGAGCAGTACAGCCTGGCGAACAAGAAGAACAAAGATACACAGGAGAAGGAGATAGAACGCCGCCTGATAAGAAACGCAAACATTGTTCTGTCAAGCGGGAAGAAGGCAGTGCTGGTTCTTGCATCCAAAGGGGTCGGCCCTGATACCGCATCACGAATCCTTGCAACCTGGACTGATGGGGATGCACTGTATCGTGAGATCCTTAAAGCTGAAAGAAATTTTATCAGAACTCACAGGTTCTGGCAGTCATAA
- a CDS encoding PKD domain-containing protein, whose amino-acid sequence MMGNVKPVWYLVLTILLVAGMLPAAVMAEGGNKTAGEAVIASMPILFIPNEGQFEDNVSYQAQSSPDQVITVFKNGIEFSPAGNNTTTVKPVFVKLVGAENSTSILGLNPVNGTANYYYGSDSSAWKNGINLTTEVQYTELYPGIALNLSGKGGNLKSEYVVQAGTDPAVIKLEYSGQESLSLNQSGDLIIKTAGRDIVDQAPVAYQVINGSKVNVDCSYKIGAENTVTFTLGSYNKEETLVIDPVLRYSLYFGGEGRDQGNCIAVDNDGYAYFIGTTWSDHLKYLKNQTMTSGVSAQGLAPGSVQPYYGGGDKDAFIIKINPDGTDLVYISYIGGSGTDEGTGLVIDKEGNAYIGGGTNSADFPVKSAFRNKISGGYDAWVAKLDPSGKDLVFSTYVGGTSDDFAYGIAIDDKKDVFITGETKSWDYPVVNRYQLSPFGGLSDAFITKLVPEGNSIAYSNFIGGSANEAGSAVTIDPNGYACIVGQTESPNFQVIKPYQSKLKGTFNAFVTKFDPEGKYPAAYSTYLGGNNWDDGKGIIAHPDGSLTVVGSTKSSDFPTVNPIQPQLKGLQDGFIATLTADGSALNQSTYFGGSMVDSISAVAQDATNNIYIVGTSDSPDLPATLAYQSKLGGKSDLMLTKFNPIISQIEYCTYLGGSDIDEGRGVAVTGEGDAYMTGYTTSINFPKVWPYQQNYGDGDRDAFVAVISNHDMIPVTDFVGVPTEGDAPLTVQFSDTSLGIPTSWAWDFGDGCNSSERNPVHIYEKPGVYTVSLTAANIVSTQKKTKENYITVREPVKPPVADFNANPQSGVIPLSVCFTDLTTNQPTSWSWVFGDGGTSQEQNPTHVYTVAGTYTVNLTASNRAGSSSKEKPQFINALPDVIKPVADFNANPTTGNAPLLVNFTDLSKNNPTAWRWDFGDGQTANQQNPTHLFTNPGVYSVTLNVSNTAGSDQITKPNLINATKAGSAPVAQFRGNPTVGVAPLTVSFTDLSGGNPTKWVWNFGDGSTSEEQHPVHVYQAVGEYTVTLTAKNEFGENTKVQEKYIHVLEKPVPLKAAFMGEPTSGIAPLNVKFTDLSTGNPTGWLWNFGDGTNGTDKNPNHVYTQPGDYTVLLTAIRGDDRSTEIRYNYIHVDPAGKPPVPDFVASPVNGKAPLTVCFTDLSSNNPTAWKWDFGDGQAAVEQNPTHIFQTPGTYTVCLEASNAFGSAKACKQNLVTVTEAKEPAFFYGHITVEGDQAPCDTIVEARGNGIETGIAGNPTKTVEVGNYGIPDPLKVQGTIKNGELVTFWVKTPGSAEFVKAECYDLYGKANWTDSYPFRGGEKTRLDLRVGGEGIPPMPVLPHEFFGEVTFNGQPLPVGSTISVKGDNIIEGHVGNPLPVTSPGVYGFEKLQRLVAQGDLKGGQPLTFWVTPTGTNEAIQAQVRDVESGGDWASSYPYFEGGLTRLSLRADGGKPPVPTTPMTVSGTVMIFDHPAPCGSLVTADGSGVKIGIENNPVQVNVAGKYGDQAKLTIQGDIPGGSPISFKIYDAQTGQEHVAEVKDQNGQWVKSYPFTAGSDVVLDLRTTGIIPMAVNSS is encoded by the coding sequence ATGATGGGGAATGTTAAGCCAGTTTGGTACCTCGTTCTGACCATTCTTCTCGTTGCAGGTATGCTCCCTGCAGCAGTTATGGCAGAGGGAGGAAACAAAACGGCAGGGGAGGCTGTCATTGCCTCGATGCCCATTTTGTTCATTCCGAATGAAGGGCAGTTTGAAGATAATGTATCGTACCAGGCTCAGTCGTCACCTGATCAGGTGATCACGGTATTCAAAAATGGTATTGAATTCAGCCCCGCTGGCAACAATACAACGACAGTCAAACCTGTCTTTGTAAAACTTGTCGGAGCTGAAAACAGTACCAGTATCCTCGGGTTAAACCCGGTGAATGGAACCGCGAACTATTATTATGGTTCTGACTCATCAGCCTGGAAAAACGGGATCAACCTGACTACTGAAGTCCAGTATACAGAGCTCTATCCGGGTATTGCCCTGAATTTGTCAGGGAAAGGAGGAAACCTGAAGAGTGAGTATGTGGTTCAGGCGGGAACTGATCCGGCTGTAATTAAATTAGAATACTCAGGTCAGGAGTCTCTTTCCCTGAATCAGTCAGGAGATCTGATCATCAAGACTGCCGGACGTGATATTGTAGATCAGGCACCTGTTGCGTATCAGGTGATCAATGGATCTAAAGTTAATGTTGACTGTTCATACAAGATCGGAGCAGAAAACACAGTAACATTCACGCTGGGATCTTACAACAAGGAAGAGACACTGGTCATCGACCCGGTTTTGAGATATTCACTGTACTTTGGTGGAGAGGGTCGTGATCAGGGTAACTGCATTGCTGTTGACAATGATGGATATGCATACTTTATCGGGACAACCTGGTCTGACCACCTGAAGTACCTCAAAAACCAGACAATGACCTCTGGTGTGAGTGCACAAGGACTTGCTCCGGGGAGTGTCCAGCCATATTACGGTGGTGGCGACAAGGATGCATTCATCATCAAGATCAATCCTGACGGGACCGATCTCGTATATATCTCCTATATCGGAGGCAGCGGTACTGACGAAGGAACCGGTCTTGTCATCGATAAAGAAGGCAATGCCTATATCGGTGGTGGCACAAACTCCGCTGATTTCCCTGTCAAGAGTGCATTTAGAAACAAGATCTCAGGCGGCTATGATGCATGGGTAGCCAAGCTTGACCCAAGTGGTAAAGATCTAGTCTTCTCCACCTACGTTGGTGGAACATCTGATGACTTCGCGTACGGGATTGCGATAGATGATAAAAAGGATGTTTTCATTACCGGTGAGACCAAGTCCTGGGATTATCCTGTTGTAAACAGATACCAGTTATCCCCGTTCGGTGGCCTGAGTGACGCCTTTATCACCAAGCTGGTTCCTGAGGGCAACTCTATCGCGTACTCCAACTTTATCGGTGGGAGTGCAAACGAAGCCGGAAGTGCGGTAACCATCGATCCGAATGGGTACGCATGTATCGTCGGACAGACTGAATCACCCAACTTCCAGGTTATCAAACCGTACCAATCCAAGTTGAAAGGAACATTCAACGCATTTGTCACAAAGTTTGATCCTGAAGGAAAATACCCTGCAGCCTATTCCACCTACCTTGGAGGAAACAACTGGGATGATGGAAAAGGTATCATTGCACATCCCGATGGATCACTTACTGTTGTCGGTTCAACAAAATCATCTGACTTCCCGACTGTAAATCCGATTCAACCACAGTTAAAAGGACTTCAGGATGGGTTTATTGCAACCCTGACTGCTGATGGATCAGCATTAAACCAGAGTACATACTTCGGAGGTTCAATGGTTGATTCCATCAGTGCAGTTGCTCAGGATGCCACCAACAATATCTATATTGTCGGAACCTCCGATTCACCGGATCTTCCGGCTACCCTGGCATACCAGTCCAAACTGGGTGGCAAATCTGATCTGATGCTGACCAAGTTCAATCCAATCATCAGCCAGATCGAATACTGTACCTACCTCGGTGGGTCAGATATTGATGAAGGCAGAGGGGTTGCAGTCACGGGAGAAGGAGATGCGTATATGACCGGATATACCACCTCAATAAACTTCCCCAAGGTCTGGCCGTACCAGCAGAACTATGGTGATGGTGATCGCGATGCATTCGTTGCAGTAATCTCCAACCACGATATGATCCCGGTGACCGACTTTGTCGGTGTTCCGACCGAAGGAGACGCCCCGCTGACTGTGCAGTTTAGTGACACCTCACTTGGTATTCCAACCTCATGGGCATGGGACTTTGGAGACGGTTGCAACTCTTCAGAGCGTAACCCCGTTCACATCTATGAGAAGCCAGGTGTCTACACAGTCTCACTCACTGCAGCCAACATCGTATCCACTCAAAAGAAGACAAAAGAAAACTACATTACCGTTCGCGAACCGGTGAAACCACCGGTTGCAGACTTTAATGCAAACCCGCAGTCCGGTGTTATCCCGCTCAGTGTCTGCTTCACTGACCTGACAACCAACCAGCCTACCTCATGGTCATGGGTCTTTGGTGATGGTGGAACCTCACAGGAGCAGAACCCGACTCATGTATATACGGTGGCAGGAACCTACACCGTTAATCTGACTGCAAGCAACAGAGCAGGTTCATCCTCAAAGGAGAAACCGCAGTTTATCAATGCACTGCCGGATGTCATCAAGCCGGTAGCAGACTTTAATGCAAATCCGACAACCGGTAATGCACCACTGTTGGTTAACTTCACCGATCTCTCAAAGAATAACCCAACAGCATGGAGATGGGACTTTGGAGATGGGCAGACGGCAAACCAGCAGAACCCGACCCATCTCTTCACCAATCCGGGTGTCTATTCAGTCACCCTGAACGTGAGCAATACTGCAGGATCAGACCAGATAACCAAGCCGAATCTGATTAATGCTACAAAGGCCGGAAGTGCACCTGTTGCACAGTTCAGAGGAAATCCGACCGTAGGAGTTGCACCGCTCACTGTGAGCTTTACCGACCTGTCAGGTGGTAATCCGACCAAGTGGGTATGGAACTTTGGAGACGGTTCAACCTCTGAAGAACAGCACCCGGTCCATGTGTATCAGGCAGTAGGCGAGTACACGGTAACCCTGACTGCCAAGAACGAGTTTGGAGAGAACACGAAAGTGCAGGAGAAGTACATTCATGTCCTCGAGAAACCGGTTCCACTCAAGGCAGCCTTTATGGGTGAGCCGACATCCGGTATTGCACCACTGAATGTCAAGTTCACTGATCTCTCTACCGGAAACCCAACCGGATGGCTCTGGAACTTTGGTGACGGTACCAATGGAACCGACAAGAACCCGAACCATGTCTACACCCAGCCCGGTGATTACACAGTCCTCCTGACAGCGATCAGGGGCGATGACCGTTCAACAGAGATCAGGTACAATTATATCCACGTCGACCCGGCTGGAAAACCACCAGTACCGGACTTTGTGGCCTCACCAGTGAACGGCAAAGCACCGCTGACTGTCTGTTTCACAGATCTCTCATCCAACAATCCGACTGCATGGAAGTGGGACTTCGGAGACGGGCAGGCCGCAGTCGAGCAGAACCCGACTCACATCTTCCAGACACCTGGAACATACACGGTATGCCTTGAAGCATCCAACGCATTCGGATCAGCAAAGGCATGTAAACAGAACCTTGTAACTGTTACAGAAGCCAAAGAACCAGCGTTCTTCTACGGTCACATCACCGTTGAAGGGGATCAGGCTCCATGTGACACGATCGTCGAAGCACGGGGTAACGGTATAGAGACTGGTATTGCAGGAAATCCAACAAAAACTGTTGAAGTAGGAAACTACGGTATTCCAGACCCATTGAAGGTACAGGGAACCATCAAGAATGGTGAACTGGTAACCTTCTGGGTAAAGACTCCGGGATCAGCAGAATTTGTAAAGGCTGAATGCTACGACCTCTATGGAAAGGCAAACTGGACCGACTCATATCCGTTCCGTGGTGGCGAGAAGACCCGGCTTGACCTGCGTGTCGGTGGAGAAGGTATTCCACCAATGCCGGTTCTTCCACACGAGTTCTTCGGAGAAGTGACCTTCAACGGCCAGCCACTTCCGGTTGGATCAACCATCTCCGTGAAGGGCGACAACATCATCGAAGGACATGTTGGCAATCCGCTTCCAGTCACCTCACCCGGTGTCTACGGATTTGAGAAACTACAGCGTCTTGTTGCCCAGGGAGATCTGAAAGGTGGACAGCCACTCACCTTCTGGGTCACTCCGACAGGAACTAACGAGGCTATCCAGGCACAGGTTAGGGATGTAGAGTCAGGCGGAGACTGGGCAAGTTCATACCCATACTTTGAGGGTGGGCTGACCCGGCTCTCACTGCGTGCTGACGGAGGAAAACCTCCGGTTCCCACAACTCCTATGACCGTGTCCGGAACCGTTATGATCTTTGATCATCCAGCACCATGCGGATCGCTTGTCACTGCTGATGGAAGCGGAGTAAAGATTGGTATTGAGAATAACCCGGTTCAGGTGAACGTGGCAGGCAAGTATGGTGATCAGGCCAAACTTACTATCCAGGGAGATATTCCTGGTGGTTCACCAATATCGTTCAAGATCTATGATGCACAGACCGGCCAGGAGCATGTGGCAGAAGTGAAGGATCAGAACGGCCAGTGGGTTAAATCATATCCATTCACAGCCGGCAGTGATGTCGTTCTTGATCTTCGTACCACTGGCATTATTCCAATGGCAGTGAACTCATCATAA
- a CDS encoding MoxR family ATPase, producing the protein MNEEILALTKEAKQYADLLIPLRDEISRVIVGQCEIVDRLVISLVADGHVLLEGVPGIAKTLLIKTLAQGIDASFSRIQFTPDLLPADITGTKIFNQQSSSFSTVKGPIFSQFVLADEINRAPPKVQSALLEAMQERQVTIQGETFKLPSPFFVLATENPIEHEGTYPLPEAQMDRFMFKIIMGYPSKAEEVTILDRFTEGIKITPQPVITADTILSVQQFLPRVYADVEIKNYVTSIVDATRNSECYGLQLADYIAYGASPRATIFLVLGAKAHALLRGRGYVVPEDVKAIAAEVLRHRIILTYQAEADGVTTDSVIIQILKNVPVP; encoded by the coding sequence ATGAACGAAGAGATCCTTGCGCTTACAAAGGAAGCTAAACAATACGCAGACCTCCTCATTCCACTCCGGGATGAGATCTCACGGGTAATCGTCGGTCAGTGTGAAATCGTCGATCGTCTTGTTATTTCTTTAGTTGCTGACGGTCATGTCCTGCTGGAAGGAGTTCCGGGTATAGCAAAAACACTGCTTATCAAGACACTGGCTCAGGGTATTGATGCGTCATTCTCACGAATCCAGTTCACTCCGGATCTGCTTCCTGCGGATATCACCGGTACAAAAATATTCAATCAGCAGAGTTCATCATTTTCAACTGTCAAAGGCCCTATCTTCAGCCAGTTTGTTTTGGCAGATGAGATAAACCGTGCACCTCCAAAGGTTCAGTCTGCATTACTTGAAGCCATGCAGGAACGACAGGTTACAATTCAGGGAGAAACCTTCAAACTCCCATCACCATTCTTCGTACTTGCAACCGAGAACCCGATTGAACATGAAGGAACTTATCCGCTCCCAGAAGCCCAGATGGATCGGTTCATGTTCAAGATCATCATGGGTTATCCTTCAAAAGCAGAGGAGGTAACAATCCTTGATCGGTTTACTGAAGGGATAAAGATCACACCACAACCGGTCATCACAGCTGATACGATTCTCTCAGTTCAGCAGTTCCTTCCAAGAGTGTATGCAGATGTGGAGATCAAGAATTATGTTACATCGATTGTAGATGCAACCAGGAATTCTGAATGCTATGGTCTTCAGCTGGCCGATTACATTGCTTATGGAGCCTCACCTCGTGCAACAATTTTCCTGGTGCTTGGAGCAAAAGCACATGCTCTGCTCCGTGGACGAGGGTACGTGGTTCCGGAAGATGTAAAGGCGATTGCTGCTGAGGTTCTGCGTCACCGTATCATTCTCACATATCAGGCAGAAGCAGACGGAGTGACAACCGATTCTGTCATCATACAGATTCTCAAGAATGTTCCGGTACCCTGA
- a CDS encoding DUF58 domain-containing protein, protein MPAWEDPVELVRLIRSVDLITRARVTGQKAGVHISLFKGQGIEFSEIREYIPGDDIRAIDWKVTARYGIPYVKEFTEERDQTFYFVIDLSGSHSFGSKMSKYRMMLEIYASLVFAAVRYHDRAGLIIVTDQVERFIPARSGRAHAVHLIHEVINHEPQSSGSDIRPALHHILTRLRRMASIILISDFYMPDFSRELGQLRKHHEVYAIRVSDPRESDLPDVGLIELEDAETGEQILIDTSDEQFRLDYLRAVEEVEKRTAGIFKKCHVPMELVRTSDDWFSPLQRLFADTPMAGAR, encoded by the coding sequence ATGCCAGCATGGGAAGACCCTGTTGAACTGGTCAGGCTCATCCGCTCGGTTGATCTTATCACGCGGGCACGGGTGACCGGTCAGAAGGCAGGTGTTCACATCTCGCTCTTTAAAGGGCAGGGAATAGAGTTCTCTGAAATCAGGGAATATATACCTGGGGATGATATCAGGGCTATTGACTGGAAGGTCACTGCCAGGTACGGTATTCCATATGTTAAGGAGTTTACTGAAGAGCGGGATCAGACTTTTTATTTTGTAATCGATCTTTCTGGTTCGCATTCCTTCGGTAGCAAAATGAGTAAGTACCGGATGATGCTGGAGATCTATGCGAGCCTGGTGTTTGCAGCGGTACGATATCATGATCGGGCCGGGCTGATCATAGTAACAGATCAGGTTGAACGATTTATTCCCGCACGAAGTGGCAGGGCTCATGCTGTCCACCTCATTCATGAGGTTATTAACCATGAACCACAGAGTTCCGGATCAGACATCAGGCCTGCACTTCATCATATCCTTACCCGTCTTCGGAGAATGGCTTCAATCATTCTTATTTCAGACTTCTATATGCCTGATTTTTCCCGTGAACTCGGTCAGCTCAGGAAACACCACGAAGTGTATGCAATCAGGGTGTCAGACCCACGAGAGTCGGATCTTCCAGACGTAGGTCTTATTGAACTTGAGGATGCAGAAACCGGCGAACAGATTCTCATTGATACATCAGATGAGCAGTTCCGGTTAGATTATCTGAGGGCAGTTGAAGAAGTGGAAAAGAGGACTGCCGGTATCTTCAAAAAATGTCATGTACCAATGGAACTGGTCAGAACATCTGATGACTGGTTTAGTCCTCTGCAGCGCCTCTTTGCAGATACACCTATGGCGGGGGCACGGTAA
- a CDS encoding VWA domain-containing protein translates to MAGFYHPEWLALLLALPAIYYWYLRETRRKKQEAMVFSHIGFMKTALAGRTGSSRPRILLFIALAALGCIIIGLADPHIPLEQAKEGVNVILVMDDSGSMQATDYKPTRLEAAKNSAGQLIRQLDDKDYVGVITFESGATSAAYLSPDKDRVLGKLKSIEQKDGATAIGDGLALGIDMAESIPNRKKVVILLSDGVNNAGIISPDQATQFAKDKNIQVFTVGLGSDQRVILGYDWFGNPQYADLDEDALKKIAAETGGKYYKSVSDRTLSEIYTNLNKEIKREKEETSIKDWFFVIAMILMISEIVLRYGRRRIIQ, encoded by the coding sequence ATGGCAGGATTTTATCATCCTGAATGGCTTGCTCTGCTGCTCGCACTTCCTGCCATATATTACTGGTATCTTCGTGAAACCAGGAGAAAAAAACAGGAAGCTATGGTCTTCTCCCATATCGGGTTCATGAAGACTGCTCTTGCCGGTAGAACAGGTTCGTCAAGGCCCCGGATACTTCTCTTTATTGCACTTGCTGCCCTCGGCTGTATCATCATCGGGCTTGCTGATCCCCACATTCCTCTCGAGCAGGCAAAGGAGGGGGTCAATGTCATCCTCGTTATGGATGACTCCGGAAGTATGCAGGCGACCGATTACAAACCTACCAGGCTTGAGGCAGCCAAAAATTCAGCCGGTCAACTGATTCGCCAACTTGATGACAAGGATTATGTCGGTGTAATCACGTTTGAATCAGGAGCAACGAGTGCAGCATACCTCTCTCCTGATAAGGATCGGGTTCTTGGCAAATTGAAGTCTATCGAGCAGAAAGATGGAGCAACCGCTATCGGTGACGGGCTTGCTCTTGGTATCGATATGGCTGAGTCGATTCCAAACCGGAAAAAGGTAGTAATCCTTCTCTCTGATGGAGTTAATAACGCCGGTATAATATCGCCGGATCAGGCAACTCAGTTTGCAAAAGATAAGAATATACAGGTATTTACTGTCGGTCTAGGATCTGATCAACGTGTCATACTCGGGTATGACTGGTTTGGAAATCCGCAATACGCTGATCTGGATGAAGATGCTCTGAAGAAGATCGCAGCAGAGACCGGAGGAAAGTACTACAAATCAGTCAGCGACCGGACACTTTCGGAGATCTATACAAACCTGAATAAAGAGATCAAACGTGAAAAAGAGGAGACCAGTATTAAGGACTGGTTCTTTGTTATCGCCATGATTCTTATGATATCCGAAATTGTGCTCAGATACGGAAGACGGAGGATCATTCAATGA